The Chiroxiphia lanceolata isolate bChiLan1 chromosome 4, bChiLan1.pri, whole genome shotgun sequence genome contains a region encoding:
- the RELL1 gene encoding RELT-like protein 1, producing the protein MAPAVTGGVPPTAPSLGSTAAWLGGSSALDGEAPQVLSIHDLQTTTLTTKTDGNDGKTEHLEYIAFALVPVFFIMGLLGILICHVLKKKGYRCTTEAEEVEEEKLDEKIEMNETIHENSDTVGQIVNYIMKNEANADVLKAMVADSSVFEPESPLSPTSPESPMSPGTPLSPGAVPFKHNCKAHHFHTVGGVVEKDVCTRCSHKRWHLIKPAHKSKENRRSRIGEVTVLSVGRFRVTKVEHKSNSKERKSLMSVTGVESVNGDMPATPAKQEVSEAPATPVKQEMQERRSSERRSSE; encoded by the exons ATGGCTCCGGCAGTGACCGGCGGCGTTCCGCCGACTGCGCCATCGCTGGGCTCCACGGCTGCCTGGCTGGGCGGCAGCTCCGCTCTCG ATGGAGAGGCTCCCCAGGTTTTGTCAATCCATGATTTACAGACAACTACTTTGACAACTAAAACTGATGGCAATGATGGCAAGACTGAACACCTAGAGTATATTGCCTTTGCTTTGGttcctgttttcttcatcaTGGGTCTTTTGGGGATCCTTATCTGCCATGTCCTTAAGAAAAAAGGTTATCGTTGTACAACGGAGGCTGAAGaagtagaagaagaaaaacttgaTGAAAAAATAG AAATGAATGAAACTATACATGAGAATAGTGACACTGTGGGACAAATAGTTAACTACATCATGAAAAATGAAG CAAATGCTGATGTGTTAAAGGCCATGGTAGCAGATAGCAGTGTCTTTGAACCTGAAAG CCCTTTATCTCCTACCTCTCCTGAGAGTCCAATGAGTCCAGGGACTCCTTTGTCACCTGGTGCTGTTCCGTTCAAGCACAACTGCAAAGCCCATCACTTCCATACTGTTGGAGGAGTGGTAGAAAAAGATGTTTGTACTCGTTGTAGTCACAAACGATGGCACCTTATAAAGCCAGCTCACAAATctaaagagaacagaagaagTCGTATTGGAGAAGTTACAGTCCTTTCTGTGGGAAG ATTTCGAGTCACAAAAGTGGAGCACAAATCAAATTCCAAAGAACGGAAGAGCTTGATGTCTGTTACTGGTGTGGAGAGTGTCAATGGTGATATGCCTGCCACGCCTGCGAAACAAGAAGTGAGCGAAGCACCTGCCACGCCAGTGAAACAGGAAAtgcaggagaggagaagctCAGAGAGGAGAAGCTCAGAGTAA